A window from Culex pipiens pallens isolate TS chromosome 3, TS_CPP_V2, whole genome shotgun sequence encodes these proteins:
- the LOC120428082 gene encoding transmembrane channel-like protein isoform X3: MKMDAAGESFISKHDSKAKIQEENNEDYSTSLNAIIQRKASVKRKRGSRNHRQSSKSGSQIMGIVSGDRRRSSVYTTSSGETAITFEESKDDSMQDKIFENIRLHKEVLQSVKFEPWSMKRKLRLVKQAKSYITRHEGALQEHFTSRTAKSLLAQFNIFLLTKWRMMIREVTNVSTYLIPWESRIKEIESHFGSVVASYFTFLRWLFWVNVVISLLLIVFVMVPEEIYVDSSKIKCDIRKTMSRQEYAASANFSTIWEFEGKLKYSALFYGYYSTFSGAIAWGYNLPLAYFLTGLVVYIYSFVATLKKMAKNSRMSKLSSKEDEYIFSWKLFTGWDYMIGHTETSQNRTASIILGFKEALLEEAEKNKDTRNWRNILLRVLVNLAILGLLAASAFAVVRVVKRSMDIKDTDSWWTRNEITVVMTAITFFFPMIFETLGLLENHHPRKQLRIQLARIMVLNLLNLYSLIFALFDKINHMTEELTHMKPSNISYNNLCFISNQSYNFIEYQSSTLNNIKTTFSNPLPLPLLQTQMSNLMEDCYRIVVDCTSSISINSTMLSTLFLTNITTTTLPDVTSMNYGQLNRNIGYSNESVLTLINETSDSFSSTTFKMTDVEYDFNYDEDNVAYYLEQKMRNLPNDRFDDILINKREIDGNGNTTMTPSEENRLLELVTQVVQTTNNDELQTMTYTELQAYITGKYDDFLESYYYSEEEKEVQAKEMFNNKTCFRWVCKNVTASTTEAANYYNDRTTKIQEKDSTISNTIQPTLSTDIEKDAFAKKERKFKNADIRTLCWETMFGQELAKLTIMDLLMTILSTMILDFFRALFVRYLNNCWCWDLEKIYPKYGDFKIAENVLHLVNNQGMVWMGMFFSPGLAVLNILKLIVIMYLRSWTVLTCNVPHEVVFRASRSNNFYFALLLTMLFLCVLPVSYAIVFLEPSWHCGPFSNSKRIYHLLTNATENIVPEVITKYIVSPAAIIPLLVLLILIIYYLISLTGSLREANQDLKMQLRKERTEERRKMFKIASSQNQPQDDGMNGLSISWHKVLNSTKLRINSTASENSENDNISSKHRELMQRMMKKALLKEHGGEKHRSVVDSSPDGMNDLTSMNPVDKNYSITSKIKKTSEWIDTNPIITISKTSSDECMIDSDIEDLSENVDTCK; encoded by the exons ATGAAGATGGATGCAGCTGGTGAGAGCTTTATCAG TAAACACGACAGCAAAGCTAAAATACAAGAAGAAAATAACGAAGATTATTCCACGAGCCTAAATGCAATTATTCAAAGAAAGGCCAGTGTTAAAAGAAAAAGAGGATCCAGAAATCATCGTCAAAGTTCTAAATCTGGTAGTCAAATAATGGGGATAGTAAGTGGGGACAGACGGCGATCCAGTGTATATACAACAAGTTCAGGGGA GACTGCAATAACGTTTGAAGAATCCAAAGATGACTCTatgcaagacaaaatatttgaaaatattcgacTTCATAAAGAGGTACTACAATCCGTCAAATTCGAACCATGGAGCATGAAACGTAAACTAAGGCTTGTTAAGCAA GCAAAAAGCTACATCACACGTCATGAGGGCGCATTACAAGAGCATTTCACCTCACGGACAGCAAAAAGTTTATTAGcgcaattcaatatttttttattaaca AAGTGGCGCATGATGATCCGCGAAGTAACTAATGTATCAACTTATCTGATCCCATGGGAATCTAGAATAAAGGAAATTGAATCTCATTTTGGATCAGTTGTTGCatcatattttacatttttaagatGGTTGTTTTGGGTAAACGTAGTCATATCACTGTTATTAATAGTGTTTGTGATGGTACCAGAAGAAATATACGTCGATTCTAGCAAGATTAAATGTGATATTCGAAAAACTATGTCTCGCCAAGAATATGCAGCATCGGCTAATTTTAGTACGATATGGGAGTTTGAGGGTAAACTAAAATATTCCGCTCTATTTTATGg CTACTATTCAACCTTTTCCGGTGCAATCGCATGGGGTTACAATTTACCATTagcatattttttaacaggACTAGTTGTCTATATTTATAGCTTTGTTGCAACGCTTAAAAA GATGGCGAAAAACTCAAGAATGTCTAAACTTTCATCAAAGGAGGatgaatatatattttcatggaaactatTTACAGGATGGGACTATATGATAGGCCACACAGAAACATCTCAAAATAGAACAGCTTCAATTATTTTAGGTTTTAAAGAGGCTTTACTGgaagaagcagaaaaaaataaggACACGAGAAA TTGGCGAAATATTTTGTTAAGGGTATTAGTTAATTTAGCTATTCTTGGATTGCTAGCAGCATCTGCATTTGCTGTTGTTCGTGTTGTTAAACGCTCAATGGATATCAAAGACACAGATTCCTGGTGGACACGGAATGAAATAACTGTTGTTATGACAGCAATAACATTTTTCTTCccaatgatttttgaaacgttGGGATTACTAGAAAACCATCATCCCAGGAAGCAACTCAGAATTCAGCTGGCTAGAATCATGGTTTTGAATCTCCTCAACTTGTATTCATTAATATTTGCACTATTTGACAAAATTAATCACATGACGGAAGAGCTTACTCATATGAAACCGTCAAATATATCATACAACAATCTTTGCTTTATTTCAAATCAAAGTTACAATTTTATAGAATATCAAAGTTCCACTCTAAACAATATCAAAACCACTTTTTCCAATCCATTACCGTTGCCTTTATTGCAAACacagatgtcaaatttgatggAAGATTGTTATAGAATAGTCGTTGATTGTACTAGTTCGATATCAATAAATTCTACAATGTtgtcaacattatttttaacaaatataaCAACAACGACTCTTCCTGACGTTACAAGTATGAATTATGGTCAACTTAATCGAAATATTGGCTATAGTAACGAATCTGTTCTAACATTAATCAATGAAACATCTGATAGCTTTTCGTCCACAACATTCAAAATGACAGATGTTGAATACGACTTCAACTATGACGAAGATAATGTAGCTTATTATCTGgaacaaaaaatgcgaaatctTCCAAATGATCGCTTTGATGATATTCTTATCAACAAACGAGAAATCGATGGGAATGGTAACACAACAATGACTCCATCAGAAGAAAACCGTTTATTGGAATTAGTCACTCAAGTTGTTCAAACTACAAACAATGATGAATTACAAACTATGACCTACACTGAACTACAGGCGTACATAACGGGAAAGTACGACGATTTTCTAGAATCATATTACTATTCTGAAGAGGAAAAAGAAGTACAAGCAAAAGAAATGTTCAACAACAAAACATGCTTCCGTTGGGTATGCAAAAACGTAACCGCATCTACTACAGAAGCAGCTAATTACTACAACGATCGCACTaccaaaattcaagaaaaagatTCAACTATCAGTAATACTATTCAACCCACATTGTCTACGGACATCGAAAAGGATGCATTTGCCAAGAAAGAacgcaaatttaaaaatgctgaTATACGCACCTTGTGTTGGGAGACTATGTTTGGCCAAGAATTAGCCAAACTAACCATAATGGATTTG CTGATGACAATACTTTCAACTAtgatattagatttttttagagcTTTGTTTGTTAGATATTTGAATAATTGCTGGTGTTGGGATCTGGAGAAAATATAtccaaag taCGGAGATTTCAAAATAGCTGAAAATGTATTGCACTTGGTGAATAACCAAGGAATGGTATGGATGGGAATGTTTTTTTCACCGGGTCTTGCTGTTCTTAATATATTGAAGTTGATAGTAATAATGTATCTTCGCTCATGGACTGTACTTACATGTAACGTGCCTCATGAAGTAGTATTTAG ggccTCACGATCGAACAATTTTTATTTCGCTCTACTTCTCACAATGTTATTCTTATGCGTCCTACCCGTGAGTTACGCAATTGTATTTCTGGAACCATCTTGGCATTGTGGACCATTTTCGAATTCAAAACGAATCTATCATCTACTCACAAATGCTACAGAAAACATTGTACCAGAAGTGATTACAAAATATATCGTTTCACCGGCTGCTATTATTCCTTTACTGGTTCTTCTTATACTAATTATATATTACCTCATATCGTTAACTGGATCATTGCGAGAAGCAAACCAAGACCTTAAAATGCAACTCAGGAAAGAACGCACGGAGGAAAGAcgtaaaatgttcaaaatcgcGTCTAGTCAAAACCAGCCCCAAGATGACGGTATGAATGGATTGTCAATATCATGGCATAAAGTATTGAACTCAACAAAATTACGAatcaactctacggcaagcgaGAATAGTGAAAACGATAACATAAGTTCGAAACACCGTGAATTAATGCAAAGAATGATGAAAAAAGCATTGTTAAAAGAGCATGGAGGTGAAAAACATAGATCGGTAGTCGATAGCTCACCAGACGGAATGAATGATCTTACATCAATGAACCCTGTTGATAAAAATTACTCAATCAcaagtaaaattaagaaaacatcgGAATGGATCGATACAAATCCTATTATAACAATAAGTAAAACTTCAAGTGATGAATGCATGATAGATTCAGATATTGAAGATCTTAGTGAAAATGTAGATACATGTAAATGA